A single window of Rhinoraja longicauda isolate Sanriku21f chromosome 29, sRhiLon1.1, whole genome shotgun sequence DNA harbors:
- the psmc5 gene encoding 26S proteasome regulatory subunit 8, whose protein sequence is MRMDVEEGKGGTGLRQYYLSKIEDLQLIVNDKSQNLRRLQAQRNELNAKVRMLREELQLLQEQGSYVGEVVRAMDKKKVLVKVHPEGKFVVDVDKNIDINDVTPNCRVALRNDSYTLHKILPNKVDPLVSLMMVEKVPDSTYEMIGGLDKQIKEIKEVIELPVKHPELFEALGIAQPKGVLLYGPPGTGKTLLARAVAHHTDCTFIRVSGSELVQKFIGEGARMVRELFVMAREHAPSIIFMDEIDSIGSSRLEGGSGGDSEVQRTMLELLNQLDGFEATKNIKVIMATNRIDILDPALLRPGRIDRKIEFPPPNEEARLDILKIHSRKMNLTRGINLRKIAELMPGASGAEVKGVCTEAGMYALRERRVHVTQEDFEMAVAKVMQKDSEKNMSIKKLWK, encoded by the exons CTCATTGTTAATGACAAGAGTCAGAATCTCCGACGTCTGCAGGCTCAAAGAAATGAACTTAATGCCAAAG TGCGCATGTTGCGGGAAGAACTACAGTTATTACAGGAGCAGGGGTCTTATGTAGGAGAGGTGGTTCGAGCCATGGACAAGAAGAAGGTGCTTGTCAAG GTTCATCCAGAGGGGAAATTTGTTGTGGATGTTGACAAGAACATTGATATTAATGAT GTAACTCCGAACTGTCGCGTGGCATTGAGAAATGATAGCTACACGCTTCACAAAATCTTACCTAACAAAGTGGACCCTCTGGTGTCTCTCATGATGGTTGAGAAAGTTCCGGATTCTACCTATGAAATGATCGGAGGCTTAGACAAACAAATCAAGGAGATCAAAGAGGTTATTGAACTGCCTGTGAAGCATCCTGAACTGTTTGAAGCTCTTGGCATTGCTCAGCCTAAG GGTGTGCTGCTGTATGGACCTCCAGGAACTGGGAAGACACTGTTAGCGAGAGCAGTGGCCCATCACACTGACTGCACTTTTATCCGTGTTTCTGGCTCTGAACTTGTGCAGAAGTTCATTGGGGAGG GTGCTCGTATGGTACGTGAGTTGTTTGTGATGGCCAGGGAACATGCTCCATCTATTATCTTCATGGATGAAATTGACTCCATTGGTTCATCGCGGTTGGAAGGAGGTTCAGGTGGTGACAGTGAAGTACAGCGCACCATGTTGGAGCTTCTCAACCAGCTAGATGGGTTTGAAGCCACGAAGAATATTAAG GTAATCATGGCAACAAACAGAATTGATATCCTGGATCCTGCACTGCTGCGACCAGGGCGAATCGACAGGAAAATAGAATTTCCTCCTCCAAATGAAGAG GCCCGTCTTGACATTCTGAAGATTCATTCTCGAAAGATGAACTTAACACGTGGCATCAATTTGCGCAAGATTGCTGAACTAATGCCAGGAGCATCGGGTGCAGAGGTCAAG GGTGTATGCACAGAAGCTGGCATGTATGCCTTGAGAGAAAGAAGAGTTCATGTCACACAGGAAGACTTTGAAATGGCAGTGGCCAAG GTGATGCAAAAGGACAGCGAGAAGAACATGTCCATCAAAAAGCTTTGGAAGTAA